A genomic segment from Aegilops tauschii subsp. strangulata cultivar AL8/78 chromosome 1, Aet v6.0, whole genome shotgun sequence encodes:
- the LOC109748127 gene encoding probable serine/threonine-protein kinase At1g01540 isoform X1: MAGRERSARAVASPPPPPLLTNELSRRTPVLGLRLWVLVGLAVGAAFLLLLALVSVHLAVAARRRRPKGKAAAGAGAQPAPLSPATIPPVSKEIQEVAVHVGSLRHYLEMGAAYLKDGGKDGGESLCGSVAHGSQRVHIEAGKDRRMVACADAEAGSVQSDPASSVGAGPEVSHLGWGHWYTLRELDEATAGFAPDRVVGEGGYGIVYLGVFADGRQVAVKNLLNNRGQAEREFTVEVEAIGRVRHKNLVRLLGYCVEGAHRILVYEYVDNGNLEQWLHGDNGPVSPLSWDARMDIVLGTAKGITYLHEGLEPKVVHRDIKSSNILLDKRWNSKVSDFGLAKLLGSDSNYVTTRVMGTFGYLPPPPSQHLNCIHRCSALQKCELCLNLNRVPLLFLGSYVAPEYASTGMLNERSDVYSFGVLIMEIISGRCPVDYARPPTEVNLVEWLKKMVSNRDYEAVLDPKLPEKPSSKALKKALLVALRCVDPDSQKRPKMGHAIHMLEVDDFPYRDDRRTLRPCQGSPLEKSRRPVTESGHSSCYDGNSSTAATTPSRFQ; encoded by the exons ATGGCCGGGCGTGAACGGAGCGCGCGCGCAGtggcgtcgccgccgcccccgccgctgcTGACCAACGAGCTGTCGCGCAGGACGCCGGTGCTGGGGCTGCGCCTCTGGGTGCTCGTCGGCCTCGCCGTGGGCGCCGCCTTCCTGCTCCTCCTCGCGCTCGTCTCCGTCCACCTCGCGGTGGCCGCGCGGCGGCGCCGTCCCAaggggaaggcggcggcgggggcgggggcgcaGCCAGCGCCGCTGTCGCCCGCGACCATCCCGCCTGTGTCCAAGGAGATCCAGGAGGTGGCCGTCCACGTGGGCTCCCTCCGCCACTACCTCGAGATGGGCGCCGCGTACCTCAAGGACGGCGGCAAGGACGGCGGCGAGTCGCTGTGCGGCAGCGTGGCGCACGGGTCGCAGCGCGTGCACATCGAGGCCGGCAAGGACCGGCGCATGGTAGCGTGCGCCGACGCGGAGGCCGGGTCCGTGCAGTCCGACCCGGCGTCGTCCGTGGGGGCGGGCCCCGAGGTGTCGCACCTCGGGTGGGGCCACTGGTACACGCTCCGGGAGCTGGACGAGGCCaccgccggcttcgcccccgacCGCGTCGTCGGCGAGGGCGGCTACGGCATCGTCTACCTCGGCGTCTTCGCCGACGGCCGCCAGGTCGCCGTCAAGAATCTTCTCAACAACAG GGGGCAGGCGGAGAGGGAGTTCACGGTGGAGGTGGAGGCGATCGGCCGCGTCCGCCACAAGAACCTCGTCCGGCTGCTGGGCTACTGCGTCGAGGGAGCGCACCG GATCCTGGTGTACGAGTACGTCGACAATGGCAACCTGGAGCAGTGGCTTCACGGCGACAACGGGCCCGTCAGCCCGCTCTCCTGGGACGCCCGGATGGACATCGTGCTCGGGACAGCCAAAGG GATCACGTACCTGCACGAGGGGCTGGAGCCCAAGGTGGTGCACAGGGACATCAAGTCGAGCAACATACTGCTGGACAAGCGGTGGAACTCCAAGGTCTCCGACTTCGGCCTCGCCAAGCTCCTCGGCTCCGACAGCAACTACGTCACCACCAGGGTCATGGGAACATTTGGGtacctccctcctcctccttctcagCACCTGAACTGCATCCATCGTTGCAGTGCATTGCAAAAATGTGAGTTGTGTCTGAACTTGAATCGTGTCCCTCTGCTTTTTCTTGGCAGTTACGTGGCGCCGGAGTACGCGAGCACCGGCATGCTCAACGAGAGGAGCGACGTGTACAGCTTCGGGGTCCTCATCATGGAGATCATCTCCGGCCGATGCCCGGTCGACTACGCCAGGCCTCCCACGGAG GTTAATCTGGTGGAGTGGCTGAAGAAGATGGTGAGCAACAGGGACTACGAGGCCGTTCTGGACCCGAAGCTGCCGGAGAAGCCGTCCTCCaaggccctgaagaaggcgctccTGGTGGCGCTGAGGTGCGTGGATCCCGACTCGCAGAAGCGGCCCAAGATGGGGCACGCCATCCACATGCTCGAGGTCGACGACTTCCCCTACCGAGAT GATCGTCGGACTCTGCGGCCGTGCCAAGGCAGTCCCCTGGAGAAATCAAGGAGGCCGGTGACAGAATCAGGCCATAGCAGCTGCTACGATGGCAACAGCAGCACCGCCGCCACTACGCCGTCCAGGTTCCAGTAG
- the LOC109748127 gene encoding probable serine/threonine-protein kinase At1g01540 isoform X2, with protein sequence MAGRERSARAVASPPPPPLLTNELSRRTPVLGLRLWVLVGLAVGAAFLLLLALVSVHLAVAARRRRPKGKAAAGAGAQPAPLSPATIPPVSKEIQEVAVHVGSLRHYLEMGAAYLKDGGKDGGESLCGSVAHGSQRVHIEAGKDRRMVACADAEAGSVQSDPASSVGAGPEVSHLGWGHWYTLRELDEATAGFAPDRVVGEGGYGIVYLGVFADGRQVAVKNLLNNRGQAEREFTVEVEAIGRVRHKNLVRLLGYCVEGAHRILVYEYVDNGNLEQWLHGDNGPVSPLSWDARMDIVLGTAKGITYLHEGLEPKVVHRDIKSSNILLDKRWNSKVSDFGLAKLLGSDSNYVTTRVMGTFGYVAPEYASTGMLNERSDVYSFGVLIMEIISGRCPVDYARPPTEVNLVEWLKKMVSNRDYEAVLDPKLPEKPSSKALKKALLVALRCVDPDSQKRPKMGHAIHMLEVDDFPYRDDRRTLRPCQGSPLEKSRRPVTESGHSSCYDGNSSTAATTPSRFQ encoded by the exons ATGGCCGGGCGTGAACGGAGCGCGCGCGCAGtggcgtcgccgccgcccccgccgctgcTGACCAACGAGCTGTCGCGCAGGACGCCGGTGCTGGGGCTGCGCCTCTGGGTGCTCGTCGGCCTCGCCGTGGGCGCCGCCTTCCTGCTCCTCCTCGCGCTCGTCTCCGTCCACCTCGCGGTGGCCGCGCGGCGGCGCCGTCCCAaggggaaggcggcggcgggggcgggggcgcaGCCAGCGCCGCTGTCGCCCGCGACCATCCCGCCTGTGTCCAAGGAGATCCAGGAGGTGGCCGTCCACGTGGGCTCCCTCCGCCACTACCTCGAGATGGGCGCCGCGTACCTCAAGGACGGCGGCAAGGACGGCGGCGAGTCGCTGTGCGGCAGCGTGGCGCACGGGTCGCAGCGCGTGCACATCGAGGCCGGCAAGGACCGGCGCATGGTAGCGTGCGCCGACGCGGAGGCCGGGTCCGTGCAGTCCGACCCGGCGTCGTCCGTGGGGGCGGGCCCCGAGGTGTCGCACCTCGGGTGGGGCCACTGGTACACGCTCCGGGAGCTGGACGAGGCCaccgccggcttcgcccccgacCGCGTCGTCGGCGAGGGCGGCTACGGCATCGTCTACCTCGGCGTCTTCGCCGACGGCCGCCAGGTCGCCGTCAAGAATCTTCTCAACAACAG GGGGCAGGCGGAGAGGGAGTTCACGGTGGAGGTGGAGGCGATCGGCCGCGTCCGCCACAAGAACCTCGTCCGGCTGCTGGGCTACTGCGTCGAGGGAGCGCACCG GATCCTGGTGTACGAGTACGTCGACAATGGCAACCTGGAGCAGTGGCTTCACGGCGACAACGGGCCCGTCAGCCCGCTCTCCTGGGACGCCCGGATGGACATCGTGCTCGGGACAGCCAAAGG GATCACGTACCTGCACGAGGGGCTGGAGCCCAAGGTGGTGCACAGGGACATCAAGTCGAGCAACATACTGCTGGACAAGCGGTGGAACTCCAAGGTCTCCGACTTCGGCCTCGCCAAGCTCCTCGGCTCCGACAGCAACTACGTCACCACCAGGGTCATGGGAACATTTGG TTACGTGGCGCCGGAGTACGCGAGCACCGGCATGCTCAACGAGAGGAGCGACGTGTACAGCTTCGGGGTCCTCATCATGGAGATCATCTCCGGCCGATGCCCGGTCGACTACGCCAGGCCTCCCACGGAG GTTAATCTGGTGGAGTGGCTGAAGAAGATGGTGAGCAACAGGGACTACGAGGCCGTTCTGGACCCGAAGCTGCCGGAGAAGCCGTCCTCCaaggccctgaagaaggcgctccTGGTGGCGCTGAGGTGCGTGGATCCCGACTCGCAGAAGCGGCCCAAGATGGGGCACGCCATCCACATGCTCGAGGTCGACGACTTCCCCTACCGAGAT GATCGTCGGACTCTGCGGCCGTGCCAAGGCAGTCCCCTGGAGAAATCAAGGAGGCCGGTGACAGAATCAGGCCATAGCAGCTGCTACGATGGCAACAGCAGCACCGCCGCCACTACGCCGTCCAGGTTCCAGTAG